Part of the Candidatus Paceibacterota bacterium genome, GACACCGACACCTGGCGAAGCTCCAAACTTTTCGCCAGGTGTTTTTATATTCCCAAATTCTTCTCTGCTTCTATAAACTTTTCAAGATCTCCATTGAATACTTTTTCTGGATCGTGCACCTCAACATCAGTTCGATGATCTTTTACCATCTTGTATGGATGAAGAACATACGATCGAATTTGGTTTCCCCATTCGATATCTGTTGTTTTACTAATCGAGAGACCACGCTCTTTTGCAATACGTTCTTCCTCAGCTCGTTTATATAATTTTCCTCGCAAGAACTGTAATGCTTTTTCTTTGTTCTGCGCTTGTGACCGTTCCGATGTTACATGCACTGCAATATTTGTTGGAATGTGAATTGCACGAACTGCTGTTTCTCGTTTGTTTACATTTTGTCCACCGGGACCACCTGCTTTTGAAAGTTCAATTCTGATTTCACTTTCAGGAACTGTAAAGTCAGTTACCTTTTCAAATTTTGGTAATACTTCAACCATTGAAAACGATGTATGTCGTTGGTCTTTAGAATTAAATGGTGAGACGCGAACCAAGCGATGTACACCTGACTCTCCTTTTAAAGTTCCGTAGACATTTTTTCCATCAAGTTCAAATGTGACATTTCTATATCCTCCGTGATCATTTGCGTGTTCATGAATAAGTGACGCTGACCAACCCATGTTGCTCGCATACTTTCTATACATATCAAATAACATTGCAGAAAAATCTTCTGCATCATCACCTCCCGCTCCAGAAAAAATATTCACAACCGCGCCACCTCGATCAAATACTCCATGTCCTTCTTTTTTTGCTTTTAGTTCTTGGAGTTCTCGAACTGCCGTCTGTGCTTTTTCTTTGTCTTGCCAAAAGTCAGCGCTTTGCATTAGCGCCTCAATTTCTTGTATGCGAATATCGATTGCACCAATAGCTGAGTTTGCTGTTACTTCTTTTTTTTCGTTGTCTGGGTTCATATATATAGAATATCAGGAGCCAAATATGGGAATCGAACCCATGTTCCTACTTTACGAAAGTAATGTTCTACCACTGAACTAATTTGGCTTGAAAACAAATCTCGCGAAAAAACTTTTTCAATCGCGTGAGCCAATGGCCGGGATTGAACCGGCTACCTCCCCCTTCACTACTACCTCATTTTTATTTCCTACTATTGATGAGGGCTAGACTGTATCTTAACCACAAAAATTTTATGATTCCCTTGTCAGTCGTTCGAGCGTTTGTAACGCTACGGTCTCAACCTGTAGTTTGGTCTTTAACCGTTATTCGGGATTCGAACATGCATTACTACATGTAAGGGCAAATCAATTACCATGGGGGTGCTCTACCATTTGAGCTACATTGGCATGTAATCCTTACCTCATTAAGGACTCATGCATCGTATTACACTTACTTCACTTTTTCAATTACAAAAAGACATGTCTTTAATCTCAGTACGGTCAACCGTACTGGCGTCTCATATAGTGTTCCCTAAAAATGGAAGTTCGAGCATTCGAGGTTGTCCGCTTTCCTTTCTACTTTTCCGAAACTCTAACGACTTCGCACTTGATGCAAGATAAATTGCTTGAGTTCCAAGTTTGTGATTAATGGTGTCAATTGTGGTAAACACTGATTCACGCGACTTCATATGTTCCTCTGAATCACTGTCGAACAGCGAAAGTTGTGACCCATCTTCAGGAGAGAGGTGGTGAAACGACACACCTGAAGCACGATATTCAGCTCCAGGATCAAAAATTTTATCGAATACTCTCTGCATGAGATTGATAAAATCCCCAGGTGTAGAGGTTGGAACAGCGAGTGAAACACTATGTGAAACATATGTGAAGTTTTGAGTCTTCAATTTGAACAACATAGAGTCTGAACGCATCCCATGAAACCTTAATTTATGACAAGCACCCTCAATGTTTTTTGAGAGCTCCGACAGAATGAAACTGCGGTCTTTTGACGGTGGTGTAAATGTCCGTGAAACAACTACCGAGGCAATGTCACTATGAGGGTCTGCATTGATTTCTTTGGCAAACCTTCCGTGAAACTCGTGCCAGATCTCTTTATATGGTTTTGCAATGCGGTATTCATCGAGCCACGCTTCACTTTTAAGTGCGAAGTCTAGTGCCGTTTGTACTCCTCTCTTACGTAACATTTCTGCAGTTGAGAAACCAATACCCCAAATTTTTCCAATTGGAATTTGTCCTAGATACTCATGAATCTTTCTTCCTGGTATGACCGTTAGACCTGCTGGCTTTTGCCATTTAGAGGCAATCTTTGCAATTGATTTATTTGGTCCAAGCCCAGCTCCAAAGGTCACGTTTAACTCCTGCTCGAGTGTGTCCTTAATGAGTGCAGTAATCTTTTCATACGACATGTGGTGGTACGCGCGAAGACCAGTGATGTCAGCAAAACATTCGTCGATACTATACTCCTCAACTGCCGAAGTGAATCTACGGACAATCGTATACATACGACGTGCGTATAGTGAGTACAATTCATAATCCGATCGAAGCATCACCAAATCAGGACAGACTGCTTTTGCGTCCTTTATGGTCATGGCACGTGTAACTCCACGACGCTTCGCTTCATAACTCATTGATGCAATGATGTTTCTTTCTCCACCAGTTGCAACCGGCTTTCCACGCAACTTCCAATTACGCGCTTGTTCAACTGACGCAAAGAATGCGTCGCCATCGAAATGAACAATCGCTTTTGGGAACGATCGAATGGAAAGCGGATTGTTCATAAATATTTTATTTATATTTTATTTTTTCTTCATACCGAATCATTTATATTTTCTAAAGGTGGAAACAACAACACCAACCACCTGTCCCTCTTTGGGATATATTTTTGGATAGTCTGAATTTGCTGGTTCAAGAAAATATCTACTCTTCGGATATTGTTTTGACGCTGCTTCTTTTCGTAAATATTTCAACGTGTATCCATCATCGGTTAGTGCTACAACAATGTCACCCGGCTTGGCATCAGGTGTCCGTTCAAACACAACCATGTCACCTTCTTCAATTCCCGCGTCACGCATTGAATCCCCTTTCACACGAAGAATGTAACTTGCTTCTCGATTACGAATTAAGTAATCACTGATCGATAACATGTCTGAAAGTTCACCTTCGATTGGCGCAGCAAATCCAGCTGGAATCATTCCAGAAATAAGTGGTAGTTGATCGAGTAATGTTTTCACCTCATTGTCAGGGACAAGCAATCTGCCTTGCTTGTCTTTTGACATAAGTCGAGCATCAATTAATTTTTCTAAAAGATAGAAGGCAGAGTTTCGAGATTTATATTTAAATATTTTCATGATGTCGGTAACTCCTGGCATCCGTCCTGACTTCTGAAAAAAGTCAGTGATTTTCTGTGAAGCAGAGATCAGTGATAATGGCTTTTTCTTGGGCATGTACCCAGTATAGAACAATTGTTCTATATAGCAACCCCCTTCCTTCTATTGCACTCTCCGCACAATTCCAGTACTCTTTTTCCTGGTACCTTTCCTCAACACGGAGAGCACATGTACAGAAGGAAGATCGATCCAAACCGTTGCTTCATTCCATTTCAGTTACGCGCGACCAACAAGATCACTTCAATGATCACCCGGGCGGCACGTGACACATGCGAATGCGGCAAACGACATCCAAGAAAGGTCAAGTTGGGAAGATGACAACAATACAAAAAACACCGGCATACCCTGCCGGTGTTTCTTTATGCAACAAACGAAAGGAGAAAACGAATTAGTGTCGAGGCAACTAGCCCAATAACTGATGAAAACAAGAAGATGAGGATAAGAACAAGCATGAATCCATACTGCTCCAAGACTCCCCTCACTTTATACGAGACCGCTGGTGGGAGAATAGAGAAAAGGATTTTTGATCCATCAAGTGGTGGAATTGGAATGAGGTTGAACACTGCAAGAGAAATGTTTAGTGAAAGTGAGATGAGCAAAAATTCAGCCATTGGCTTTACAAAACCGCCCAGAGACGCTTCTACCTGAACCACAAGTGCCAAAAGTACTGTTGAGACAATGGCGATGACTAAATTGGTCACAGGACCCGCTACAGCGATCAAGAACTCGTCTAATCGTGGTTTACGTAAGTTGTATGGGTTATATGGAACAGGCTTTGCCCAACCGATTATGAAGCCTCCGAGCACGTACCCAATGAGAGGTACGACAAAGGACCCAATTGGATCAAGGTGACTTGCTGGGTTAAGGGTTAAGCGTCCAGCATACTTCGCTGTTGGATCTCCCCTCCATAGTGCAGCGTATCCGTGGGCTAATTCGTGCAAAATGACTGAAAAAACCAATATTGCTACGTAAAATATGATTGTTGTGGCTTCTAGTTCCATACTCTATATATGTATGGATACTATTATATATGCATAAACGACCAAAAAGGATTGCCAAAGATCTTCCCAGATGGTAGGATGCTCTTCACTATGGCAAAAGTATGCGCAGTCACAAAAAAGAGCTCTCTCATGGTTGGAGGCTACTCAAACCGTACCCGTGCTACCCAATTTAACCCTATTGGCGCAAAGCGAAAGTACGCAAACCTTCAGACAAAGAAGATTTTTATTCCTGAACTTAATAAGTCAGTACGAGTAACTCTCTCAGCTCGAGGAATCAAGACAGTCCAGAAGAACGGACCATTCGCAACACTCAAGAAAGCAGGGCTCATCTAGTTTCTAGATACTCTAAACAAAAATCCCCATAAATGGGGATTTTTTGTTATATATTCTGTACAATAGGTATATTACTCACCTAAATACATAACTATGTTCACCGAACAGAAGTTCGCCATCCCAGACCTTAACGGTATTTCAAAGAAAACAGTCGATGAACACCTCAAGCTCTACGCTGGATACGTTAAGCACGCTAATCTCATACTTGAAAAGATTGCTGAATTAGGCACAGATGAGAAGCTTGCATATGCAGTCTCTGAAATGCAGCGACGATTTGGATTTGAATTCAACGGTATTAAGAACCACGAGTACTATTTCAAACTCCTTGAAAACGGACCAAAAGCTCTTGGAGACAGTTCTGCTCTTAGAAAGGCAATCGAAACACAATGGGGATCATACGATGCATGGCTTGCACGTTTCAAAACAGTTGCCATGACTCGTGGAATCGGTTGGGCAATCCTCTACTATGACAAAGACAGCAAGCAGTTAGTTAACGCATGGATCGACGAACAGCACTTGGGACAACTTAATAGTGCTCAATTCATCTTTGGAATCGACATGTGGGAGCACTCATACATGCTCGACTATGCTCCATCAGAGAAAAAGAAGTACGTTGATGCATTTCTAGAAAACACTAACTGGACTCCTGCAGAAGTATGGTTTACAGAAGCAAGCTCAACCAGCATGGCACTCAGCTCATAGAACGTCGTCTTCGTTCGTGGAGATATATAACAAATACTCCAGTTAGACACATTACAGCTATCGCAATACTAAGCGATAGCTGTATTCGTATTGAGGCAAATGGTAATAAAGAGGTGAACTTTGCAACAAGGAGT contains:
- a CDS encoding Fe-Mn family superoxide dismutase, encoding MFTEQKFAIPDLNGISKKTVDEHLKLYAGYVKHANLILEKIAELGTDEKLAYAVSEMQRRFGFEFNGIKNHEYYFKLLENGPKALGDSSALRKAIETQWGSYDAWLARFKTVAMTRGIGWAILYYDKDSKQLVNAWIDEQHLGQLNSAQFIFGIDMWEHSYMLDYAPSEKKKYVDAFLENTNWTPAEVWFTEASSTSMALSS
- a CDS encoding S24 family peptidase — protein: MPKKKPLSLISASQKITDFFQKSGRMPGVTDIMKIFKYKSRNSAFYLLEKLIDARLMSKDKQGRLLVPDNEVKTLLDQLPLISGMIPAGFAAPIEGELSDMLSISDYLIRNREASYILRVKGDSMRDAGIEEGDMVVFERTPDAKPGDIVVALTDDGYTLKYLRKEAASKQYPKSRYFLEPANSDYPKIYPKEGQVVGVVVSTFRKYK
- a CDS encoding bL28 family ribosomal protein, with the translated sequence MAKVCAVTKKSSLMVGGYSNRTRATQFNPIGAKRKYANLQTKKIFIPELNKSVRVTLSARGIKTVQKNGPFATLKKAGLI
- a CDS encoding DNA polymerase IV codes for the protein MNNPLSIRSFPKAIVHFDGDAFFASVEQARNWKLRGKPVATGGERNIIASMSYEAKRRGVTRAMTIKDAKAVCPDLVMLRSDYELYSLYARRMYTIVRRFTSAVEEYSIDECFADITGLRAYHHMSYEKITALIKDTLEQELNVTFGAGLGPNKSIAKIASKWQKPAGLTVIPGRKIHEYLGQIPIGKIWGIGFSTAEMLRKRGVQTALDFALKSEAWLDEYRIAKPYKEIWHEFHGRFAKEINADPHSDIASVVVSRTFTPPSKDRSFILSELSKNIEGACHKLRFHGMRSDSMLFKLKTQNFTYVSHSVSLAVPTSTPGDFINLMQRVFDKIFDPGAEYRASGVSFHHLSPEDGSQLSLFDSDSEEHMKSRESVFTTIDTINHKLGTQAIYLASSAKSLEFRKSRKESGQPRMLELPFLGNTI
- a CDS encoding site-2 protease family protein: MELEATTIIFYVAILVFSVILHELAHGYAALWRGDPTAKYAGRLTLNPASHLDPIGSFVVPLIGYVLGGFIIGWAKPVPYNPYNLRKPRLDEFLIAVAGPVTNLVIAIVSTVLLALVVQVEASLGGFVKPMAEFLLISLSLNISLAVFNLIPIPPLDGSKILFSILPPAVSYKVRGVLEQYGFMLVLILIFLFSSVIGLVASTLIRFLLSFVA
- a CDS encoding PCRF domain-containing protein, which translates into the protein MNPDNEKKEVTANSAIGAIDIRIQEIEALMQSADFWQDKEKAQTAVRELQELKAKKEGHGVFDRGGAVVNIFSGAGGDDAEDFSAMLFDMYRKYASNMGWSASLIHEHANDHGGYRNVTFELDGKNVYGTLKGESGVHRLVRVSPFNSKDQRHTSFSMVEVLPKFEKVTDFTVPESEIRIELSKAGGPGGQNVNKRETAVRAIHIPTNIAVHVTSERSQAQNKEKALQFLRGKLYKRAEEERIAKERGLSISKTTDIEWGNQIRSYVLHPYKMVKDHRTDVEVHDPEKVFNGDLEKFIEAEKNLGI